From a region of the Pseudomonadaceae bacterium SI-3 genome:
- the flgM gene encoding flagellar biosynthesis anti-sigma factor FlgM, producing MVIDFNRPNSAVNSTSNGRSSNVQNTERPTAQQPSTDEAKTTGNSPVSGESVQLSPEAQRLQQTTEKLNQQPAVDQERVAQIKQAIADGSYQVDSQRVASKLLSFESQR from the coding sequence ATGGTTATCGATTTCAATCGGCCCAACAGCGCCGTCAATTCAACCAGCAATGGGCGTAGCAGCAACGTCCAGAACACTGAGCGACCAACGGCTCAGCAGCCCTCCACTGACGAAGCAAAGACCACCGGCAACAGCCCGGTATCGGGGGAGAGCGTTCAGCTGAGCCCCGAAGCCCAGCGCCTGCAGCAGACCACCGAGAAGTTGAACCAGCAGCCCGCCGTTGATCAAGAGCGTGTTGCTCAGATCAAGCAGGCAATCGCCGATGGTAGCTATCAGGTGGACAGCCAGCGAGTGGCGTCGAAGCTACTGTCGTTCGAAAGCCAGCGCTGA
- a CDS encoding flagellar biosynthesis protein FlgN — MLDSELLQQLTNDIDTARTLRELTDAEYLALSERNLGGLEQLLTQKQALLALLGQHGTLRSQALARAQLSADRNGLAQFAAASEIGGEILAQAEQLEIILEDCRKANERNGKLIRANQSAVGTMLQILQGTSQTPDVYDRRGAAAKSTPHRPLSQA; from the coding sequence ATGCTAGATTCCGAATTGCTCCAGCAGCTGACCAACGATATCGACACCGCCAGAACGCTACGCGAGCTCACCGACGCGGAATATCTGGCGCTCTCTGAGCGTAATCTCGGTGGACTGGAGCAGCTGCTCACGCAAAAGCAAGCACTGCTGGCACTTTTGGGCCAACATGGCACACTACGCAGCCAGGCATTAGCTAGGGCACAGCTGAGCGCCGACCGGAACGGCTTGGCACAGTTTGCCGCAGCTTCAGAGATAGGCGGCGAGATCCTTGCCCAGGCAGAACAGCTGGAGATCATCCTTGAGGACTGCCGCAAAGCCAATGAACGCAATGGCAAGCTTATCCGGGCCAACCAGAGCGCCGTAGGCACCATGCTGCAAATACTGCAAGGCACCTCCCAGACCCCGGACGTTTATGATCGCCGGGGAGCTGCAGCCAAAAGCACTCCTCATCGCCCGCTCAGCCAGGCCTGA